The Candidatus Babeliales bacterium DNA segment TGAGTAGTGGTTGAAGAAGTAGCATTGGTAGTGTATAAAGCATAATTTCCTACTGCAACATTGTAACTGCTCCATGGGGAGCTTCCGTAATTTAGTGTATACAAGGCATTGTACCCAATGGCAACATTTTCTCCTCCATGAGTATTATTGGCACCTGCTTGATATCCTAAAAAATTATTATTAGTACTACTTTGGTAAATCAAAATATTCATTTATTTCATAGTATCGGTTAATGTCTTTCTCCCTTTTAGCGTGTCTATCAATCATCCAATCAAATTTAGTATCAAAACCTTCTTTGTTATGCTGTATAAGTTCCACTAATAGCTCTCTCACATCATTGCATGATAAAAGCGGAATATCTATTTTGTATTTGAGTTTCTGATTTAACATATATTCCATTGCCAAACAAGTTAGCGCCATGTGATTATTCCATCCGTTATAGCTTCGTACCTGATAATCGGACATTCCTAAATCATGACTATCGTCCCGAAAACATTTTTCTACCCAAAATCGTTGAGCTTGCATGAATGCAAACTGCTCTACGCTTTGTTTCTGTGCTGGAATATTGCTCAATGAAAATTTGAGTTGGTCTTTTTTGTGTATGGGTCTTTTTATAATCAAAGTTTGCTTGAACGCTTGCTTGTCTCCGTTAGATTCGTCCCATACCCAAATCTCTTTTACGTGAATGTGGGCAGTTATCCATCCTTTAGTTGATTTGCGTATTTGAACCAATTTAAAGTCACTTTTACGCAGGGTATTATTGTATTCCAATACACTCATATCCGGAGCGATGGCTTTTAATTTTGCAGCAACCCGTCCTCTTTGAGTTGCTTGTCTTGGGGGTATAGCGATGACGGGTTCTTGCAGAAATATTTTTTGATTGCTGTGAACATCCAGCACATACTTTTTACCTAATGCGTTTATTCCTTTGCTGAACTCGTATCCATTTCCATACAAGCCGTCTCCATTAATAAAATCAAAATGAACTCCACTTTCAATATGTTCCTTTATCATTTCCAATCCTAATTCTTGTTTTGTTTTGAATACTATTTTTTCTTTGGGTATGCCCGCATCCAAGCAGCGTTGCTCATTAGCTGTCCACTCTTTAGGCAAATACAAGCGCGTGTTGGTTAAGGAGGAATATTTATGAGCTGTTAAACTCAAATAAACTCCTACCTGACAGTTGTCTACCTTGCCCAAGCATCCTGCATATTGCCGAGCCACTCCGGCTGACTTATCTCCTTTTTTCAGGTGTGCTTTTTCGTCAACCGTACAGGATATTAGTCCGTGAGGCTTTAAGGTGGTACTTACATTTTTTGACATGGCTTTGAGCAACCCTTCTCTATCCCACGGTGAGTTGGTAATAAAATGTTGCTGGTTTTCGTAATTGCTTGATGTCACTTTTTCTACCATCCGTTCTATATTCCGGTTTTTTCTTTCGCTTTGAATTAATCCGCTTAGATAATGAGATGCCTTGTCTGCCTGATTTTTATTACCCACTGCGAAAAATTGTTCATACAACTCTTCAACATATTCAAAATCGTCTTTTAACGATCTATAAATTTTGTTGCTCGCCTTTAATGCCAGCACTCTTAGCCCGGTTTGTTTCGGGTGTTCTGTTTTTTTGACTTTTTTTCATGGTCTTTGTTTTTATGGGTGCAAGAAAAAAAATAATTATCTTTGCTATACTCGCTTATTATCAAGTTGTTAGCCACCAGTTGTTAATTTACCAAAGTAGTATTAATAAAAAATCAATAACTCATAGGTGGTTGTTGATTTTTTTGTTGTTTATTCGTATTACGTAAATACGTAATACTATGAAAAAACAAAAATCGG contains these protein-coding regions:
- a CDS encoding IS701 family transposase — protein: MGNKNQADKASHYLSGLIQSERKNRNIERMVEKVTSSNYENQQHFITNSPWDREGLLKAMSKNVSTTLKPHGLISCTVDEKAHLKKGDKSAGVARQYAGCLGKVDNCQVGVYLSLTAHKYSSLTNTRLYLPKEWTANEQRCLDAGIPKEKIVFKTKQELGLEMIKEHIESGVHFDFINGDGLYGNGYEFSKGINALGKKYVLDVHSNQKIFLQEPVIAIPPRQATQRGRVAAKLKAIAPDMSVLEYNNTLRKSDFKLVQIRKSTKGWITAHIHVKEIWVWDESNGDKQAFKQTLIIKRPIHKKDQLKFSLSNIPAQKQSVEQFAFMQAQRFWVEKCFRDDSHDLGMSDYQVRSYNGWNNHMALTCLAMEYMLNQKLKYKIDIPLLSCNDVRELLVELIQHNKEGFDTKFDWMIDRHAKREKDINRYYEINEYFDLPK